Below is a window of Culturomica massiliensis DNA.
ACGGCAGCCAACGGTTAATGATCATCGAATCCGCTCAAATTGACCTGAAAGACAAAGAGCAGAAAAAAATCTTCGAACATGCCACACATTTTAATCCCGTAGATTTGGTTTGCGGAACCCGCAATCACAAAGGCAAGCAATTCGATCTCACAGATTTTATCGACTACAATCAAGGGTTTATTACGACCAAATCCTACAAAGGAAAAGACATCCGTGTACAGGAATTACCCGGACTGTGGAACGGTGCCATGGGAAATTGGATATCTATTTTCGTGGAAGTACCGTTGAGTACCTTTACTCCGGTAAAAACCGTATTCGATTTGCGCCGGACGGAACACCGGAATGTATTTTTCAAATGCTGAACATCAATATTATCGATTTACGGTTTTTATTAGGAAAAGAATGATAGCAGCCGAAGTTATTTTATCATGATGAACCTGGATTCTGAGGTTTTATATTTTACAATTTACTACTGAAATTATAAAATCACCGGTCAAAAATCGTAAATCTAAAATCAAAAATCGTAATCAAACGTGGAGAAAAAAAGAAATTACCTTTTACTCGTATTAAAAGGGTGTTGTATGGGGGCGGCAGATGTCGTTCCCGGAGTGTCCGGAGGAACCATCGCATTCATTACCGGTATTTACGAAGAACTGATCAACTCAATCAAAAGCATCGATTGGACAGCCATAAAACTGTTGTTCAGTCTGAAAATCAATGCTTTTTGGCGAAAAATAAACGGCAGTTTTTTATTCTCTGTACTCTGTGGCATTGGTATTTCTATTTTCTCTCTGGCCCGTCTGATGACCTATTTGCTAAAGTACCACCCCATTGAAATCTGGTCTTTCTTTTTCGGTTTGATTATCGCCTCCTCTTTTTTGGTTGCAAAGGAAATCCGGAAATGGGATATCTTTACGGTAATATCCCTGATCGCCGGAGGAATTGCTGCATATACGATCACAGTACTTAGCCCGGCATCCACACCACAAACCTGGTGGTTTATCATGCTCTCCGGCGCAATTGCCATATGTGCTATGATTTTACCCGGAATTTCAGGTGCTTTTATACTGTTGCTGATGGGGCAATATGCCTACATCATGGCAGCCGTCAGTAGCCTGAATCTCGGCATTATATCTGTATTTGCCATTGGAGCCATTATCGGTATTATTTCGTTCTCTCATATTTTATCCTGGTTACTGAAAAACTACCACAGCTTGACTGTTGCGATGCTTACCGGATTTATGGTCGGCTCGCTGAACAAAGTGTGGCCCTGGAAAATCACCTTGGAGACCTATGTCGACCAACACGGCGTAAGACAAGCTCTGACAGAACAAAATGTACTGCCCCGAAGCATAGAAGGTGATCCGTTGGTAGCACAAGCGATAATAATGTGTCTGGCCGGATTCTTTTTAATCTGGGGCGTTGAGAAAATCGGGAAAAAAATGAGCCGGAAAAACTAAAATGGAATTTACAGAATAGCGAAATCTGAAAACGAACAAACAAAACACATACATTCATGTATCTTTACGGTCTGGTCGGTTTCCCTCTGGGACATTCTTTCTCTCAAAAATATTTCACAGAGAAATTCGAAAAAGAAAAAATAAAAGCTTTTTATCGGAATTTCGAACTGGAAAATATCGCTGCGCTGAACGACATCATTCTTCAAAACCCGGAATTGCAAGGCTTCAATGTCACCATCCCCCACAAACAAACCATCCTCCCATACATAGACGAACTGAATGGGGCTGCCCGGGAAATCGGAGCCGTCAATTGCGTGAAAATCGTACGGGAGGACAACTGTATCCGCTTAACCGGTTACAATACTGATACGGAAGGATTCCGCTTATCTCTGTCTGATTTTATCCCGCCAACAGTTACCCGGGCTTTAATACTCGGCAATGGCGGAGCTGCCCAAGCCGTCCGCTACACATTAAAAAAGCTGGGCATATCTTCTTTAACCGTATCCCGCAACCCACAGGGAGAAAATGAGATCGGATATGCAGACGTACACCGGTATTTACCGACACATTTTCTGATTGTAAATACAACTCCGCTCGGCACCTGGCCCGACACAGCGACCTGTCCTTCCATCCCCTATGAGCAATTGACACCTGCCCATTATCTGTTCGACCTGGTTTATAATCCGGATATTACCCTTTTCATGCAACAGGGACTCCAGGCTGGAGCTCATGTCCGCAACGGACTCGGCATGTTGATCGGACAAGCCGAAGCCGCCTGGAAAATTTGGAACAATCGATAAATACATTATCCACCGGATTCCATACACCATTTTCGCCAAATCCACAGACCGGTATAACCGCAATAAATCCAAAACTTATCCGCAAAATCCATGAGACAAATCAAAAATCGTAAATCATAAATCGTAAATCGTAAATCATAAATCAAAAATCATAAATACGCTCTCCCTCCTTTCAAACCTCATTTTTCAATTTAAAATCTAAAATCCCTTTTCACTCTTTTCCCATAATCCCTATACATCACTTTATCCTCCAACCATAAACCCAAAACTTATCCGCAAAACCCGTGAGAAAAATCGTAAATCGTAAATCGTAAATCAAAAATCATAAATACGCTCTCCCTCCTCTCAACCTCTGTTTTTCAATTTAAAATCTAAAATCCAAAATCTAAAATTACACAACAAGTCCGTCCCAGTCATGTTCGGAAGAACAGTCCCTCCAATTTTGGAAATCAAAAAAAACATACCAGTTATTAACAATCATGTATTATTTTGTTAGTAACTAATTGTTTTATAATGTATTGACTTGTATTTAAATATCTATATTTGTTTTCATAAACAATAGATATATGTCAACCATCTTTAATCAGAAAATTGATTTGATTCAGCTATTGCGTCAGATTCCTGATGAACATATCCTAAAAATAGCCACTAAAAGTAAAGTTGATCATTATGCCAAAGTATTGAATGGCCGTTTGATGTTTTATTTGCTTTTATCAGGAATCCTTCGTACAGATAAATTGAGCCAGCGTGGTCTGGCTGATTCCTTTTCCTCTCCTCTTTTTCGTACTTTATTTAATTTTAAAGGTAAACCAACGATATCCCATAGTTCCATATCCGATCGTCTGTCCACCATGAATACTGATTTCTTCCGGGAGTGCTACGAAACGATCTATCATATTTTCAGTTCTTTATACAGTACGAAAGAGATCGAAAACTTATGTCTTCAGCGTGTGGACAGTACTCTTGTAAGTGAAGCCTGCAATCACCTCAAACAGGGAATGCCGTGCGGCAATCTTTACGGGAAAAAGAAAATGATGAAATATACCATCAATTTTGACGGAATGTTTGCTTCTTTTGCAACGACTCATTCGGGTGATAGTGAAGCCAGCGAATCCCATGTACTTCCTGAGAATGTGCTCAGCCATTTTCAAAAGATAAAGGATCACTCTTCTGTTTATATCCTTGACCGCGGTCAGAATTCTGCCGAAGCATTCAGGACAATGAAAAGTCAGGATGGACTCCTTTTTGTAGGCAGACTGACCGATAAACGGAAAATGCTGGTGGTGGAGGACCTGAAAAAGGGAAATGATGTTTTCACAGACGGAGACCTTCTTGAAGACAAATTGGTTAAACTTTATAAACGGGAAGAAAAACTCAATAAAGAAGGAAGAAAAGTAGTAACAACCAGACTCGTTGATGAAACTTTCCGGGTAGTGCGTTTTAAACCTCAGGGTAAAGGCGAAATTTTACTCATAACTAACTGTCTGGAACTTACAGCTCAGACTATTACTCAGATATACCGTCGACGGTGGGATATTGAAGTCTTTTTTCGTTTTATCAAACAGGAACTGAATTTCAGCCATTTTCTCTCCATGAATGAAAACGGAATACAGATTGTGATGTATATGACCCTGATTACGGCTATGCTGGTGATGATTTATAAACGGGAAAATAATATCGGATATACCACGGCTGTCAGAAGAATGGGCATTGAACTCGAAAATCTGATTATGGCCATTATCGTTATTGAAAGCGGGGGAGATCTGAATAAAACGCAACTCAGACCTCCTGTCTGAAAATTTAGGAGCACTTGAGAAGACCAGAAAAAAAGAATATATGGAAAAAGACAACCATGGACAATATTTTTTCTTCCGAACATGACTGAGTCCGTCCCAGTGTGTAAATTTTAGCTTGAACAGTTCCGGTCAGACTGAAATTTATCTGAAACTTCGAATTTCTAAATTTCCAGATTTTTAAATCTCATCTTTTCTTTTTATCTTCGCAAACGTTATCGGATAAAAAAATCTATGTACCGACCGTCTGAATATTATTTTGTTTTAGCTTACATCATGGGCACCCTGAAATTCCACTGGGGGCTATAATTTTTTTTGCTACAATTTTACCGGATACAAAGCCGGCATCAACCGTCATGTTCTTTCGTATATCCGGCTTTCCATAACAGAATTCAATTATTGACGATTATAAAACCCAAACAATTATGCAAAGACAGCTACTATTAGGTGTTGAAGCTATTGCCCAAGGTGCAATAGACAGCGGGATATCGGGCGTTTATGCTTACCCCGGCACCCCTTCGACTGAAATTACCGAATATATTCAAACTTCCAAAGAAGCCATTGCCCGTAACATCCACAGAGCTTGGGCTGCAAATGAAAAAACGGCCATGGAATCGGCATTAGGAATGTCGTATGCCGGAAAACGTGCCTTGGTATGCATGAAACACGTAGGGATGAATGTGGCAGCCGATTGTTTTATGAATGCAGCTGTCACAGGGGCAAACGGCGGTCTGCTTATAATAGCAGCAGACGACCCATCGATGCACTCTTCCCAAAACGAACAGGATTCACGGGCATACGGAAAATTTGCCTTAATACCGACCCTGGAACCCTCCAATCAGCAGGAAGCCTATGAAATGACCCGCTACGGCTTTGCTCTCTCGGAAACCGTCGGCAGTCCGGTATTGCTGCGTATTACAACGCGCTTAGCACACTCCCGGGCCGGTGTTACGCCATCTGACGGGCTTCCGGAAAACCATTTGCATCTCCCGGAAAACAAACGCCAATTTGTATTATTACCGGCCATTGCAAGAAAAAGATACAAGCTGTTATTGGAAAAACAAGCCGATTTTGTCAGAGCTTCCGAGCAATCACCATTCAACCAATACCTGGACGGTGAAGATAAATCACTGGGGATTATTGCCTGCGGTATCGCATACAACTACCTGATGGAAAATTTCAACGGTAAATGCAAATACCCTGTTGTTAAAATCAGTCAATATCCGCTACCCCGCAAAATGATCAAACGTCTGCTCCGGGAATGCAAGCAGATATTGGTGTTGGAAGAAGGTTATCCGATAGTCGAGGAAATGCTGAAAGGCTATCCCGGCCTGGAAAATATTATGGGCCGTCTGGACGGAACCCTTCCCCGCGACGGAGAACTGAATCCCGATTTAGTAGCGAAAGCACTTTGCTTCCCGACAACCGAAGGTGCTCCGGTACCGGAAATTGTAACGCCACGCCCTCCGGCCCTCTGTACCGGATGCAGCCACCGGGATGTCTATAAAGCATTGAACGAAGTCATCTCCACATACGGAGAAGGACGTGTATTTTCAGACATCGGTTGCTATACTCTGGGAGCACTCCCTCCCTTCGAATCCATCAACAGTTGCGTAGATATGGGCGCTTCCATTACGATGGCAAAAGGTGCTTGCGATGCGGGACTGTTTCCGACGGTAGCCGTCATCGGCGACTCCACGTTCACTCATTCGGGCATGACCGGCTTATTGGATGCCGTCAATGAAAAAACACCGATTACAGTCATCATCTCCGATAACGAATCGATTTCAATGACCGGCGGACAGGAATCTTCCGCTTTAGGCAGAATAGAGTCGATCTGTAAAGGCATCGGAGTCGAACCCGAGCATATCCGCGTTCTTCTTCCAGTTCCTAAAAACCACGAAGAGTTGTGTAAAATTATCCGTGAGGAACTGGAATACAAAGGTGTATCGGTAATTATTCCCCGCAGGGTTTGCATACAGAAAGCTGCAAGAGACAGTAAAAAGAAATAATCAATGTTTCATCACCGGTTTGTATCATACTGCATTGAAACAAACCACACATAAATCGTAACTCATGAAAACAGACATTATATTAGCAGGAGTCGGTGGGCAAGGCATCTTGTCCATCGCCGCAGCCTTAGGATCGGCAGCCCTGACAAACAATCTATATATGAAGCAAGCCGAAACCCACGGCATGAGCCAGCGGGGAGGAGATGTACAATCCTTTATGCGCATTTCAGACCAACCCATTTTTTCCGATCTGATTGCTAAAGGAACCGCTGACATCATCCTATCGGTAGAACCCATGGAAGCTCTTCGCTATCTTCCCTATTTGCGCCGGGGAGGATATGTGGTAACGAATTCCACTCCCTTCATCAATATTCCGAACTACCCGGATACCGGGTTATTGATGGAGACGTTGAAGGCATTACCTCATCAGGTCATTATCGATGCCGATACCCTTGCAAAAGAATCAGCCGGGAATGTCCGGGCCGGCAATTTTGTCATGTTAGGCGCCGCCTCTCCTTTTATCGAAATTCCGTTTGAATACCTCGAAGAAGGCATTCGCGCCATTTTTGCACGTAAAGGTGAAGATATCGTCGAAATGAATTTAAAAGCCTTGCGGGCCGGAAGGGAATTTGCCCAAAACTACCGGTAATAGAAAAACAAAACAGCCGGCTGAAAAAAATATCAGCCGGCTGTTTTCATACACCTCATCCCCTTCTCTCAGAATCTTTTTCCCCTTTCCTTTTTATTTTTTACCTTTATTGTATTATCTTTACCCGTCAAAAACATCAATATATTTTATTGATTTTTTGTAAAATAAGTCCGTAGGCTTATTTACTATTTTCGCAGACTCTTTGTGTACAGACACTTAAAATATTGAAATATACAATTAATTTTGAACAATTAGTTAAAATATTAATCCAAAGAATCTTTCGGGTCGGTTGTACCGGCCAGGAAGATGATAACTTAAATAAATTAACATGAAAGGACTGAAAATTGTTGTTCTTGCGAAGCAGGTTCCCGACACGAGAAATGTGGGAAAAGATGCAATGAAAGCCGACGGAACTGTAAACAGGGCAGCTTTACCTGCTATTTTTAACCCTGAAGACCTGAACGCTCTGGAGCAGGCATTAAGATTAAAAGATAAAATTGAAGGGACAACCGTACACATTTTAACGATGGGTCCGGGCCGGGCCGCTGAAATTATCCGGGAAGCCATGTTCCGCGGAGCAGACGGAGGCTTTTTGTTGTCCGACCGGGCTTTTGCCGGTTCGGATACTTTGGCAACCTCCTATGCGCTGGCTTGCGCCTTACAAAATTTAAAAACCGATTTACTGATTTGCGGCCGTCAGGCTATCGACGGCGATACCGCACAGGTAGGTCCCCAGGTAGCAGAAAAATTAGGAATTCCGCAAGTTACCTATGCAGAAGAAATTCTTGAATGTAATGATCAGAAAATAACGATCAAACGCCGTCTCGAAAGAGGCATTGAAGTCGTTGAGTGTCCTATGCCCTGTGTCGTTACAGTCAATGGCTCGGCTGCCCCTTGCCGTCCCCGTAATGCACGTTACGTCATGAAATACAAATATGCCCGTGCCACACAGGAAATGCAGGACGCGGATGAAGACTATATCAATTTACTGCACGAGCGTCCTTATCTGAAAATTACCGAATGGAGTGTAAACGACATCAAATGCGAATCCCAGGAACTGGGCTTAAGTGGTTCTCCCACAAAAGTAAAAAACATCGAGAGTGTCGTATTCCAGGCTAAAGAAGCCAAAGTATTGGAACCCAGCGACGAAGCCATCGATGCTATGATGAAAGAATTAATTACAAACCACACCATTGGCTAATTTACGATTTATGATTTACGATTTACGATTGCTATAAGCAACGGAATCAAAAATCTTCAATCAAAAATCAAAAATGAAATTATGAACAGCGTATTTGTATATTGCGAAATAGAAGAGGGTGTTGTAGCAGACGTAAGTCTTGAGCTGCTGACAAAAGGACGTACCCTCGCCACGGAGCTCGGGGTAAAGCTTGAAGCCATCGTATTAGGCAGTGACCTGAAAGGAGTTGAAAAACAAGTATTTCCTTATGGAGTAGATACCCTTTGGGTAGGAGACGACAAACGTTTATATCCGTACACGACTCTTCCCCACACCTCTATCCTGGTTAATTTATTCAAGCAGGAAAAACCCCAGATTGCTTTTATGGGAGCCTCAAGCATAGGACGTGACCTCGGACCCCGCGTTTCTTCTGCACTGCACAGCGGTCTTACTGCCGATTGTACCAGTCTGGAAATCGGAGACTACGAAGACAAAAAAAATGATAAAATATACCATAACCTGCTGTACCAAATCCGGCCGGCTTTCGGAGGTAACATCGTAGCCACCATTGTCAATCCGGATTGCCGTCCGCAAATGGCGACAGTACGGGAAGGTGTTATGAAAAAAGAAATTTTCGATGCCAATCACAAAGGAGAGATAAAGACAATCGATGTCAATAAATTTACCGCTCCGGAAGACTTCGTAATCCATG
It encodes the following:
- a CDS encoding DUF368 domain-containing protein, whose product is MGAADVVPGVSGGTIAFITGIYEELINSIKSIDWTAIKLLFSLKINAFWRKINGSFLFSVLCGIGISIFSLARLMTYLLKYHPIEIWSFFFGLIIASSFLVAKEIRKWDIFTVISLIAGGIAAYTITVLSPASTPQTWWFIMLSGAIAICAMILPGISGAFILLLMGQYAYIMAAVSSLNLGIISVFAIGAIIGIISFSHILSWLLKNYHSLTVAMLTGFMVGSLNKVWPWKITLETYVDQHGVRQALTEQNVLPRSIEGDPLVAQAIIMCLAGFFLIWGVEKIGKKMSRKN
- a CDS encoding shikimate dehydrogenase family protein, whose protein sequence is MYLYGLVGFPLGHSFSQKYFTEKFEKEKIKAFYRNFELENIAALNDIILQNPELQGFNVTIPHKQTILPYIDELNGAAREIGAVNCVKIVREDNCIRLTGYNTDTEGFRLSLSDFIPPTVTRALILGNGGAAQAVRYTLKKLGISSLTVSRNPQGENEIGYADVHRYLPTHFLIVNTTPLGTWPDTATCPSIPYEQLTPAHYLFDLVYNPDITLFMQQGLQAGAHVRNGLGMLIGQAEAAWKIWNNR
- a CDS encoding IS4 family transposase, with the translated sequence MSTIFNQKIDLIQLLRQIPDEHILKIATKSKVDHYAKVLNGRLMFYLLLSGILRTDKLSQRGLADSFSSPLFRTLFNFKGKPTISHSSISDRLSTMNTDFFRECYETIYHIFSSLYSTKEIENLCLQRVDSTLVSEACNHLKQGMPCGNLYGKKKMMKYTINFDGMFASFATTHSGDSEASESHVLPENVLSHFQKIKDHSSVYILDRGQNSAEAFRTMKSQDGLLFVGRLTDKRKMLVVEDLKKGNDVFTDGDLLEDKLVKLYKREEKLNKEGRKVVTTRLVDETFRVVRFKPQGKGEILLITNCLELTAQTITQIYRRRWDIEVFFRFIKQELNFSHFLSMNENGIQIVMYMTLITAMLVMIYKRENNIGYTTAVRRMGIELENLIMAIIVIESGGDLNKTQLRPPV
- a CDS encoding thiamine pyrophosphate-dependent enzyme, with the translated sequence MQRQLLLGVEAIAQGAIDSGISGVYAYPGTPSTEITEYIQTSKEAIARNIHRAWAANEKTAMESALGMSYAGKRALVCMKHVGMNVAADCFMNAAVTGANGGLLIIAADDPSMHSSQNEQDSRAYGKFALIPTLEPSNQQEAYEMTRYGFALSETVGSPVLLRITTRLAHSRAGVTPSDGLPENHLHLPENKRQFVLLPAIARKRYKLLLEKQADFVRASEQSPFNQYLDGEDKSLGIIACGIAYNYLMENFNGKCKYPVVKISQYPLPRKMIKRLLRECKQILVLEEGYPIVEEMLKGYPGLENIMGRLDGTLPRDGELNPDLVAKALCFPTTEGAPVPEIVTPRPPALCTGCSHRDVYKALNEVISTYGEGRVFSDIGCYTLGALPPFESINSCVDMGASITMAKGACDAGLFPTVAVIGDSTFTHSGMTGLLDAVNEKTPITVIISDNESISMTGGQESSALGRIESICKGIGVEPEHIRVLLPVPKNHEELCKIIREELEYKGVSVIIPRRVCIQKAARDSKKK
- a CDS encoding indolepyruvate oxidoreductase subunit beta, yielding MKTDIILAGVGGQGILSIAAALGSAALTNNLYMKQAETHGMSQRGGDVQSFMRISDQPIFSDLIAKGTADIILSVEPMEALRYLPYLRRGGYVVTNSTPFINIPNYPDTGLLMETLKALPHQVIIDADTLAKESAGNVRAGNFVMLGAASPFIEIPFEYLEEGIRAIFARKGEDIVEMNLKALRAGREFAQNYR
- a CDS encoding electron transfer flavoprotein subunit beta/FixA family protein; amino-acid sequence: MKGLKIVVLAKQVPDTRNVGKDAMKADGTVNRAALPAIFNPEDLNALEQALRLKDKIEGTTVHILTMGPGRAAEIIREAMFRGADGGFLLSDRAFAGSDTLATSYALACALQNLKTDLLICGRQAIDGDTAQVGPQVAEKLGIPQVTYAEEILECNDQKITIKRRLERGIEVVECPMPCVVTVNGSAAPCRPRNARYVMKYKYARATQEMQDADEDYINLLHERPYLKITEWSVNDIKCESQELGLSGSPTKVKNIESVVFQAKEAKVLEPSDEAIDAMMKELITNHTIG
- a CDS encoding electron transfer flavoprotein subunit alpha/FixB family protein — protein: MNSVFVYCEIEEGVVADVSLELLTKGRTLATELGVKLEAIVLGSDLKGVEKQVFPYGVDTLWVGDDKRLYPYTTLPHTSILVNLFKQEKPQIAFMGASSIGRDLGPRVSSALHSGLTADCTSLEIGDYEDKKNDKIYHNLLYQIRPAFGGNIVATIVNPDCRPQMATVREGVMKKEIFDANHKGEIKTIDVNKFTAPEDFVIHVIERHMEKSKVNLKAAPIIVAGGYGVGSKENFQLLHELAGVLGGEVGASRAAVDAGFCEHERQIGQTGTTVRPKLYIACGISGQIQHTAGMEESAMVIAINTDNNAPINKFADYVITGDLNVIIPKMIQYYKKNSK